The following proteins come from a genomic window of Campylobacter coli 76339:
- a CDS encoding Octaprenyl diphosphate synthase / Dimethylallyltransferase / (2E,6E)-farnesyl diphosphate synthase / Geranylgeranyl diphosphate synthase yields the protein MQPIDDLIKQYLQELDYEPVLTMLANTKSGKKLRSKLLLAIAGENANSYKICAAIELIHLASLLHDDIIDESKLRRGAKSVNAEFGTKNALMLGDILYSKAFYELSQLDACFAGIISDAVVKLAVGELMDVELSKSFNVDKDKYLKMIYNKTAVLIEASARCGAILANLDEKAFGEYGKNLGLAFQMIDDILDIKGDEKTLGKPAMNDFKEGKTTLPYIYLYENLNDEDRIQLKNWFQKDLNNDEKTWMQTKFEETKALNKAISEAKEYAQQAALAIKDFSNEKLQGIIQAMVDRDF from the coding sequence GTGCAACCAATAGATGATTTGATAAAACAATATTTGCAAGAGCTTGATTATGAACCTGTTTTAACTATGCTTGCCAATACCAAATCAGGTAAAAAATTGCGTTCAAAGCTACTTTTAGCAATCGCAGGAGAAAATGCAAATTCTTATAAAATTTGTGCTGCAATAGAACTTATACATCTAGCAAGCTTGCTACACGATGATATCATAGATGAAAGCAAATTAAGACGCGGTGCAAAGTCTGTTAATGCTGAATTTGGTACAAAAAACGCCCTTATGCTTGGAGATATTTTATATTCAAAAGCTTTTTATGAATTGAGTCAATTAGATGCTTGTTTTGCAGGTATTATTTCAGATGCGGTTGTTAAGCTTGCTGTGGGTGAACTTATGGATGTTGAGCTTAGTAAAAGTTTTAATGTAGATAAAGATAAATATCTAAAGATGATTTATAATAAAACTGCAGTTTTAATCGAAGCAAGTGCTAGATGTGGGGCTATTTTGGCAAATTTAGATGAAAAAGCTTTTGGGGAATATGGCAAAAATTTAGGCCTTGCATTTCAAATGATCGATGATATTTTAGATATTAAAGGTGATGAAAAAACCCTTGGCAAACCTGCTATGAATGATTTTAAAGAGGGTAAAACCACTTTGCCTTATATTTATCTTTATGAAAATTTAAATGATGAGGATAGGATTCAATTAAAGAATTGGTTTCAAAAAGATTTAAATAATGATGAAAAAACATGGATGCAAACTAAATTTGAAGAAACAAAAGCTTTAAATAAAGCTATATCAGAAGCTAAAGAATACGCTCAGCAAGCAGCACTAGCCATAAAAGATTTTTCTAATGAAAAACTTCAAGGCATAATTCAAGCTATGGTAGATAGGGATTTTTAA
- a CDS encoding Possible flagellar protein has product MEISKANGQLDTALANLNQRTNGIQQASSDTQAEKNQSQGGDERQQEGLSEKLADIAQKLNEQMDSLDTNVRFGYSDKINSMYISVTEKSTGREIRQIPSEEAMRLAEYFRDVIGMIFDKES; this is encoded by the coding sequence ATGGAAATATCGAAGGCAAATGGACAGTTAGATACAGCTTTGGCGAATTTAAACCAAAGAACAAATGGAATACAACAAGCAAGCTCAGATACCCAAGCTGAAAAAAATCAAAGCCAAGGAGGCGATGAAAGACAGCAAGAAGGTTTGAGTGAAAAATTAGCAGATATTGCACAAAAATTAAATGAACAAATGGATTCGCTAGATACTAATGTTAGATTTGGGTATAGCGATAAAATTAATTCAATGTATATAAGTGTAACAGAGAAAAGTACCGGAAGAGAAATTCGCCAAATTCCAAGTGAAGAAGCTATGAGATTGGCTGAATATTTTAGAGATGTAATCGGTATGATTTTTGATAAGGAGAGTTGA
- a CDS encoding Porphobilinogen deaminase, whose product MKELVIATRKSQLALWQSEFVADFLNKTHDIAVRLEGFKTKGDVLLDSPLAKIGGKGLFTKELEESMLRNEAHLAVHSLKDVPSFFPQGLILAAVSKREQSNDAMLSQNYKDFLSLPKGAKIGTTSLRRKMQLLLLRPDLEIISLRGNVNSRIEKLKNGDFDAIILAMAGIKRLDLDKQVNFVYQFSKDELIPAASQGALGIESIDDEKILEFLKCLNDDNALIETTIEREFIATLEGGCQVPIGINAELLNDEICVRAILGLPDGSEILKEKRMIKKSEFKGFGESLAKEFIAKGAKEILKKAESMI is encoded by the coding sequence ATGAAAGAGCTTGTTATAGCTACAAGAAAGAGTCAATTAGCTCTTTGGCAAAGTGAATTTGTAGCAGATTTTTTAAATAAAACCCATGATATAGCAGTTCGTTTAGAAGGTTTTAAAACCAAAGGAGATGTTTTGCTAGATAGCCCGCTCGCGAAAATAGGGGGTAAAGGACTTTTTACTAAAGAACTAGAAGAAAGTATGTTAAGAAATGAAGCACATTTGGCTGTACATAGTTTAAAAGATGTACCGAGTTTTTTTCCACAAGGCTTGATTTTAGCTGCAGTTAGCAAAAGAGAGCAAAGCAATGATGCGATGTTGAGTCAAAATTATAAAGATTTTCTTTCCTTGCCAAAAGGTGCAAAGATTGGTACTACAAGCCTTAGACGCAAAATGCAACTTTTATTATTAAGACCTGATTTAGAAATCATTTCTTTGCGTGGCAATGTAAATTCTCGTATAGAAAAATTAAAAAATGGGGATTTTGATGCGATTATCTTAGCTATGGCAGGCATTAAGCGTTTGGATTTGGATAAGCAAGTGAATTTTGTATATCAATTCAGCAAAGATGAGTTAATCCCAGCAGCATCTCAAGGAGCTTTGGGTATAGAGAGTATAGATGATGAAAAAATTTTAGAATTTTTAAAGTGTTTAAATGATGACAATGCTTTGATAGAAACTACTATAGAAAGAGAATTTATCGCTACTTTAGAAGGAGGATGTCAAGTGCCTATCGGTATCAATGCAGAACTTCTGAATGATGAGATTTGTGTGCGTGCTATACTTGGTTTGCCTGATGGTAGTGAAATTTTAAAAGAAAAAAGAATGATTAAAAAAAGCGAATTTAAAGGTTTTGGCGAAAGTTTGGCGAAAGAATTTATCGCCAAGGGAGCTAAAGAAATTCTGAAAAAAGCTGAAAGTATGATATGA
- a CDS encoding Flagellar hook-associated protein FliD, which yields MAFGSLSSLGFGSGVLTQDTIDKLKEAEQQARVNPYTTKIEANTAKQKDLTEIKTKLSTFQSAVSSLGDATAFAKRKVVASITDNPPASLTATSGVALQSMNINVTQLAQKDVYQSKGLANDTGIINAKLENPTNLTFFSNGKEYTVTIDKNTTYSDLVDKINDATGGEIVAKMVNTGEKDAPYRLTLTSKETGEDSAISFYPGKKNADGKYEVDSNATEVFKSLGWNLDEEALKAEGFDPATSKKGVGIIDDTENPLHIQKAQNATFTMDGIKMTRSSNTITDLGVGITLTLNKTGEINFDIQQDSESITKAMQDMVDAYNDLVLNLNAATDYNSETGTKGTLQGVTEVNSIRSSIVSMLFQSQSVDGSVVDANGNKVSSKVMLSLQDYGLSMTESGTLNFDSSAFETKMKEDPTVAESFFSGVTQYKDINHTGELIKEGSLEEFLNKTEDDDNGISFDSGKFQIVTNFETYDLSKNADGTTFKLSGATEQEMLQNLANHINSKGIEGLTVKVESYDKDGEKGFKLSFKTDGSSDFAIKGDDEFLKQFGLSQTSIAAEPVEGVGVFAKLKTTLQGITGTDGSLTKYDESLTNDTKALTESKESAQKLIDTRYETMANQWLQYESILNKLNQQLNTVTNMINAANKSTN from the coding sequence ATGGCATTTGGTAGTTTATCAAGTTTAGGTTTTGGATCGGGAGTTTTAACGCAAGATACTATAGATAAATTAAAAGAAGCAGAGCAACAAGCTCGTGTTAATCCTTACACTACCAAGATTGAAGCAAATACAGCAAAACAAAAAGATTTAACAGAAATTAAAACCAAACTTTCTACTTTTCAAAGTGCGGTTTCTTCCTTGGGGGATGCTACGGCTTTTGCTAAAAGAAAAGTTGTAGCAAGTATTACAGATAATCCTCCTGCAAGTCTTACAGCTACTTCGGGTGTGGCTTTGCAAAGCATGAATATCAATGTTACCCAACTTGCGCAAAAAGATGTTTATCAGAGCAAGGGTTTGGCAAATGATACAGGGATTATTAATGCAAAATTAGAAAATCCAACTAACTTAACCTTTTTTTCTAACGGTAAAGAATATACAGTAACCATAGACAAAAATACAACTTATAGTGATTTGGTAGATAAAATCAATGATGCTACCGGTGGAGAAATAGTAGCCAAAATGGTAAATACCGGAGAAAAAGACGCTCCTTATCGTTTAACTTTGACCAGCAAAGAAACAGGTGAAGACAGTGCTATAAGCTTTTATCCAGGCAAAAAAAATGCTGATGGAAAATATGAAGTAGACAGTAATGCAACAGAAGTGTTTAAAAGCTTAGGTTGGAATCTTGATGAAGAAGCTTTAAAGGCTGAAGGATTTGATCCTGCTACAAGTAAAAAAGGCGTGGGTATCATAGATGATACTGAAAATCCTTTACATATCCAAAAAGCTCAAAATGCTACTTTTACTATGGATGGTATTAAGATGACAAGATCGAGCAATACCATTACCGATCTTGGCGTGGGAATTACTCTAACCTTAAATAAAACAGGTGAGATTAATTTTGACATCCAACAAGATAGTGAGTCTATTACCAAGGCTATGCAAGATATGGTTGATGCTTATAATGATTTAGTTTTAAATCTTAATGCAGCCACTGATTATAATAGCGAAACCGGAACTAAAGGAACTTTACAGGGTGTAACTGAGGTAAATTCTATACGATCAAGTATTGTTTCGATGCTTTTTCAATCCCAATCAGTAGATGGAAGTGTAGTAGATGCTAACGGTAATAAAGTAAGTAGTAAGGTTATGCTTTCTTTGCAAGATTATGGTTTAAGCATGACAGAATCAGGAACTTTAAATTTTGATTCTTCTGCTTTTGAAACCAAGATGAAAGAAGATCCAACTGTAGCTGAGAGCTTTTTTTCAGGTGTTACTCAATACAAAGATATAAATCATACGGGGGAGTTGATTAAAGAAGGTAGTCTTGAAGAATTTTTAAATAAAACCGAAGATGATGATAACGGCATAAGTTTTGATTCGGGTAAATTCCAGATAGTTACAAATTTTGAAACTTATGATTTATCTAAAAATGCAGATGGAACGACTTTTAAACTGAGTGGTGCAACAGAACAAGAAATGCTTCAGAATTTGGCCAACCATATAAACAGTAAAGGGATTGAAGGTTTGACTGTAAAGGTTGAATCTTATGATAAAGATGGCGAAAAAGGCTTTAAGCTTAGTTTTAAAACCGATGGAAGTTCTGATTTTGCAATCAAGGGAGACGATGAGTTTCTTAAGCAATTTGGCTTAAGTCAAACTTCTATTGCAGCTGAGCCTGTTGAGGGTGTAGGTGTTTTTGCAAAGCTTAAAACAACTTTACAAGGTATAACAGGAACGGATGGCTCTTTAACAAAATACGATGAAAGCTTAACCAATGATACAAAAGCTCTCACCGAATCAAAAGAATCAGCTCAAAAATTGATAGACACTAGGTATGAGACTATGGCAAATCAGTGGTTACAATACGAAAGTATCTTAAATAAGCTCAACCAGCAGCTAAATACTGTTACAAATATGATTAATGCAGCAAATAAATCAACGAATTAA
- a CDS encoding Putative integral memnbrane protein, which produces MNYKLSLSPLFLLELVASILFIVFFGLGNFLIFILASMIFGVILLGIFWKNMLEFRISGFKDMFTQFAFVVAAFLFIFPGIITSIFGFFVLCFGLIFNFAKPRYERTYKQESTSDEEIIDVEIIEERK; this is translated from the coding sequence ATGAATTACAAGCTCAGCCTTAGTCCGCTTTTTTTATTAGAACTTGTTGCAAGTATTTTATTTATTGTATTTTTTGGTTTGGGAAATTTTTTAATTTTTATCCTAGCCAGTATGATTTTTGGAGTAATTTTGCTCGGAATTTTTTGGAAGAATATGCTTGAGTTTCGTATAAGCGGTTTTAAGGATATGTTTACTCAGTTTGCTTTTGTGGTGGCAGCTTTTTTGTTTATCTTTCCAGGAATAATAACGAGCATTTTTGGATTTTTTGTTTTGTGTTTTGGTTTGATTTTCAACTTTGCTAAGCCTAGATACGAAAGAACTTATAAACAAGAGAGTACTTCTGATGAAGAAATTATCGATGTTGAGATTATAGAGGAGAGAAAATGA
- a CDS encoding Prolyl-tRNA synthetase , bacterial type, with translation MKFSKLYAPSLKEAPKDATLPSHIFLTRAGFVEQIGSGLYNFLPLGKKVLDKIRTIVKEEMDKAGAQEVSLSFVTPATLWQESGRYNVFGKELLRFKDRKENDFVLGPTHEEAMLSLVKNKITSYKQLPLHLYQIGLKFRDEARPRFGLLRCREFLMKDGYSFHANEEDLTREFDLMHKTYSQILQRMGLEFRAVDADSGAIGGSGSKEFMVLAKNGEDDILICENCDYAANVEAAIRANKTCDEERPEANYASKFHTPDVKTIEALAQFFKINAFYTVKAVVKKAIYENENKLVVFFIRGCDDLQETKAQNACNALELVDASEEELEKAGLVAGFIGFVGLKNVDFYLDKELEGEKQMIMGANEKDYHLIGIDVVNLNKDRFKDLVEVKENDCCAKCGGKLRLSKGIEVGHIFKLGQKYSKAMNANFLDENGKSKPFYMGCYGIGVSRLLAVAIEANHDEKGCIWNKTLAPFTLEIIVSNIKDEKSLEFATKLYEDLSNAGIEVLLDDRNERFGVKMNDFELMGFPYALVVGKGLEKDELEFIDRKTLEKKILSSKEAFDFIKKSVE, from the coding sequence ATGAAATTTAGTAAATTATATGCACCAAGTCTTAAAGAGGCTCCAAAAGATGCGACTTTGCCGAGTCATATTTTTTTAACACGCGCAGGTTTCGTTGAGCAAATTGGTAGCGGGCTTTATAATTTTTTACCTTTAGGAAAAAAAGTATTGGATAAAATTCGCACCATTGTTAAAGAAGAAATGGATAAAGCAGGAGCGCAGGAAGTAAGCTTGAGCTTTGTGACCCCAGCGACTTTATGGCAAGAAAGCGGACGTTATAATGTTTTTGGTAAAGAGCTTTTGCGTTTTAAAGATAGAAAAGAAAATGATTTTGTTTTAGGTCCAACGCATGAAGAGGCTATGCTTTCTTTGGTAAAAAATAAAATCACATCTTATAAACAACTTCCTTTACATTTATATCAAATAGGGCTTAAATTTCGTGATGAAGCAAGACCAAGATTTGGACTTTTAAGATGTCGTGAATTTTTAATGAAAGATGGCTATAGTTTTCATGCAAATGAAGAAGATTTAACGCGTGAATTTGATTTGATGCATAAGACTTATTCTCAAATTTTGCAAAGAATGGGTTTAGAATTTAGAGCCGTTGATGCCGATAGTGGAGCGATTGGTGGAAGTGGCTCTAAGGAATTTATGGTTTTGGCAAAAAATGGTGAGGACGATATTTTAATTTGTGAAAATTGTGATTATGCTGCAAATGTTGAAGCTGCAATTAGAGCTAATAAAACTTGCGATGAAGAGCGTCCTGAGGCAAATTATGCAAGTAAATTTCACACTCCAGATGTTAAAACTATAGAAGCTTTAGCGCAATTTTTCAAAATCAATGCTTTTTATACTGTCAAAGCTGTAGTAAAAAAAGCTATTTATGAAAATGAAAATAAATTAGTTGTATTTTTTATACGCGGTTGCGATGATTTACAAGAAACCAAAGCACAAAACGCTTGCAATGCTCTTGAGCTTGTGGATGCGAGCGAAGAAGAATTAGAAAAAGCGGGATTAGTTGCAGGTTTTATAGGCTTTGTGGGTTTGAAAAATGTTGATTTTTATTTAGATAAAGAGCTTGAAGGCGAAAAACAAATGATAATGGGAGCAAATGAAAAAGATTATCATTTGATAGGCATTGATGTGGTTAATTTAAACAAGGATCGTTTTAAGGATTTGGTAGAAGTCAAAGAAAACGATTGCTGTGCTAAATGTGGTGGAAAATTAAGATTAAGCAAGGGTATAGAAGTAGGGCATATTTTTAAACTAGGACAAAAATATTCTAAGGCTATGAATGCAAATTTCTTAGATGAAAATGGCAAAAGCAAGCCTTTTTACATGGGATGCTACGGTATAGGAGTTTCACGTTTACTTGCAGTAGCGATTGAGGCAAATCATGATGAAAAGGGTTGTATTTGGAATAAAACCTTAGCTCCTTTTACGCTTGAAATTATAGTTTCAAATATCAAAGACGAGAAGTCTTTAGAATTTGCTACCAAGCTTTATGAGGATTTAAGCAATGCGGGCATTGAGGTTTTACTTGATGATAGAAATGAGCGTTTTGGGGTTAAGATGAATGATTTTGAGCTTATGGGCTTTCCTTATGCTTTGGTTGTGGGTAAGGGTTTAGAAAAGGATGAGTTAGAATTTATAGATAGAAAAACACTAGAGAAAAAAATCCTATCAAGTAAAGAAGCTTTTGATTTTATTAAAAAGAGTGTAGAATGA
- a CDS encoding Glutamyl-tRNA reductase — MYYCISFTHKNTDISLRERLSFSDEAKKNEFLRLLSIHENIEECLVISTCNRVEIVAYVKEACAEYIIKSLALLCNVDKESLVQKADIFEDNGAIHHLFSVASSLDSLVVGETQIAGQLKDAFAFALKNNFCAVHLSRAIHSAFKCAAKVRNETQISKNPISVASVAVAKAKELLPLEGKSAIVIGAGEMGELAAKHLIAAGARVIVLNRDMEKARILCERLGVLSECDSLNNLKKYLDEYELFFSATNASNAIITNSLIDEVSHKRYFFDIAVPRDIDISENEKISVFAVDDLEVVVQKNLALREQEARMAYGIIGRETTEFFRYLNDLALTPIIKAIRLQAKECANKQLQIALDKGYLKHSDEEEARKLIHQVFKAFLHTPTVNLKHLQGKMQSDTVINAMRYIFDLENNLEGLNQYTCEFNMENNDEI, encoded by the coding sequence ATGTATTATTGCATATCTTTTACTCATAAAAATACAGATATCTCTTTAAGAGAGAGATTGAGTTTTTCAGATGAGGCGAAAAAAAATGAATTTTTAAGATTGCTAAGCATTCATGAAAATATTGAAGAATGTTTGGTTATAAGCACTTGTAATCGTGTGGAAATAGTAGCTTATGTAAAAGAAGCCTGTGCAGAATACATCATCAAATCCTTAGCCTTATTGTGTAATGTAGACAAAGAAAGCTTGGTTCAAAAAGCCGACATTTTTGAAGATAACGGAGCTATCCATCATCTTTTTTCGGTTGCAAGCTCACTTGATAGCTTGGTTGTTGGAGAAACACAAATTGCAGGACAATTAAAAGATGCTTTTGCCTTTGCCTTGAAAAATAATTTTTGCGCAGTACATCTTTCAAGAGCAATTCATAGTGCATTTAAATGTGCAGCTAAGGTTCGTAATGAAACCCAAATTTCAAAAAATCCTATTTCTGTTGCTAGTGTGGCAGTGGCTAAAGCTAAAGAGCTTTTGCCTTTGGAGGGAAAAAGTGCTATAGTTATAGGTGCAGGTGAGATGGGAGAGCTTGCAGCCAAACATTTAATCGCTGCTGGAGCTAGGGTTATAGTATTAAACCGAGATATGGAAAAAGCCCGTATTCTTTGTGAGAGATTGGGTGTTTTAAGCGAGTGTGATAGTTTAAATAATTTAAAAAAATATCTTGATGAATATGAGCTTTTTTTCTCAGCTACCAATGCTTCAAATGCTATTATTACAAATTCTTTAATTGATGAGGTTTCTCATAAGAGATATTTTTTTGATATTGCTGTACCGCGAGATATTGATATCAGCGAAAATGAAAAAATATCTGTTTTTGCAGTTGATGATCTTGAAGTTGTCGTACAAAAAAATTTAGCCTTAAGAGAGCAAGAGGCGCGTATGGCGTATGGTATCATCGGGCGTGAGACAACGGAATTTTTTAGATATTTGAATGATTTGGCTTTAACTCCTATTATCAAAGCGATTCGCTTGCAAGCAAAAGAATGCGCCAACAAACAGCTTCAAATTGCTTTAGATAAGGGATATTTAAAACATTCTGATGAAGAAGAGGCGAGAAAATTAATCCATCAAGTTTTTAAGGCTTTTTTGCATACGCCAACTGTAAATTTAAAGCATTTACAAGGAAAAATGCAAAGCGATACGGTGATTAATGCTATGCGTTATATTTTTGATTTGGAAAATAATCTTGAAGGTTTAAATCAATACACATGCGAATTTAATATGGAGAATAATGATGAAATTTAG
- a CDS encoding UbiD family decarboxylase associated with menaquinone via futalosine — protein MKDFIKILKNNDLLKVYEEPIDVDLEIAHLAYIEAKKGENGKALLFKNPVDKRNNKQYKFPVLMNAFCNEKALNLAFGRDYKEIADEISKLTKLHIPTSFKAKMDFFMNLLSLKNVPPKRLKADKALYDYELLNSLEELPILKTWEEDAGRFITMGQVYTQNLDKTQNNLGMYRLQVSDKNELLMHWQIHKDGANFYHEYKNAGFKKMPVSVAIGGDPLYIWCSQAPLPKGIFELLLYGFIKKTPAKLTPCENGIFVPYDSDIVIEGYVDLEEFKIEGPFGDHTGFYTPAELFPVMKVEKIYAKKEAIYQATVVGKPPLEDKIMGLGTERIFLPLLQTSVPDLIDYKMPENGVFHNLILAKIDTKYPAHAQQVMHAFWGVGQMSFVKHAIFVDKKAPNLNDYDALIPYILNRFNTNKILISEGICDQLDHASPNSCFGGKAGLDACEETIVEELEILEDEKLLELFKTKIELVNLKQFYKESKSPIVCILLDKKEKIEQSFEKLLEFKKHFRILIFLDTNNKLENPYMLVWRVVNNIDAKRDIFIKVDRVGVDATAKGLVEGYERVWPKQTDCTKSVIEDLILRNILENNPELFSKFEILG, from the coding sequence ATGAAAGATTTTATTAAAATTCTAAAAAATAATGATTTGCTAAAAGTCTATGAAGAACCTATAGATGTAGATCTTGAAATTGCTCATTTAGCTTATATCGAAGCTAAAAAAGGTGAAAATGGTAAGGCTTTGCTTTTTAAAAATCCCGTAGATAAACGAAACAATAAACAATACAAATTTCCTGTTTTAATGAATGCTTTTTGTAATGAAAAAGCATTAAATTTAGCCTTTGGACGAGATTATAAAGAAATAGCAGATGAAATTTCAAAGCTAACTAAGCTTCATATTCCTACTAGTTTTAAAGCAAAAATGGATTTTTTTATGAATTTATTAAGTCTTAAAAATGTCCCGCCTAAAAGATTAAAAGCGGATAAAGCTTTGTATGATTATGAGCTTTTAAATTCTCTTGAAGAGCTTCCTATACTTAAGACTTGGGAAGAAGATGCGGGTAGATTTATTACCATGGGGCAAGTTTATACACAAAATTTGGATAAAACTCAAAATAATCTTGGTATGTATCGTTTACAAGTTAGTGACAAAAACGAGCTTTTAATGCACTGGCAAATTCATAAAGATGGGGCAAATTTTTATCACGAGTATAAAAATGCTGGCTTTAAAAAAATGCCTGTAAGTGTAGCCATAGGCGGGGATCCTCTTTATATTTGGTGCTCTCAAGCTCCTTTACCTAAAGGAATTTTTGAACTTTTACTTTATGGTTTTATTAAAAAAACTCCAGCCAAACTGACACCTTGTGAAAATGGTATTTTTGTGCCTTATGATAGTGATATAGTGATCGAGGGTTATGTGGACTTAGAAGAGTTTAAAATCGAAGGACCTTTTGGTGATCATACGGGTTTTTATACCCCTGCAGAGCTTTTTCCTGTGATGAAGGTAGAAAAAATTTATGCTAAAAAAGAGGCTATTTATCAAGCAACCGTTGTTGGAAAACCTCCTTTGGAAGATAAGATTATGGGGCTTGGAACCGAAAGAATATTTTTACCTCTTTTACAAACTTCAGTTCCTGATTTAATTGATTACAAAATGCCTGAAAATGGGGTTTTTCATAATCTTATCTTGGCAAAAATTGATACAAAATATCCTGCTCATGCACAGCAGGTTATGCATGCCTTTTGGGGAGTGGGACAAATGAGCTTTGTTAAGCATGCTATTTTTGTGGACAAAAAAGCTCCAAATTTGAATGATTACGATGCATTGATACCTTATATTTTAAATCGTTTTAATACAAATAAAATTTTAATCTCTGAAGGAATTTGTGATCAATTAGACCATGCTTCGCCTAATTCTTGCTTTGGAGGAAAAGCAGGACTTGATGCTTGCGAAGAAACGATAGTCGAAGAGCTTGAAATTTTAGAAGATGAAAAATTATTAGAGCTTTTTAAAACCAAAATAGAGCTTGTTAATTTAAAACAATTTTACAAAGAAAGTAAAAGTCCTATAGTTTGTATTTTGTTAGATAAAAAAGAAAAAATAGAGCAAAGCTTTGAAAAACTTTTGGAATTTAAAAAGCATTTTAGAATTTTGATATTTTTAGATACTAATAACAAACTTGAAAATCCTTATATGCTTGTATGGCGCGTAGTAAACAATATAGACGCTAAAAGAGATATTTTTATTAAAGTGGATAGAGTAGGTGTTGATGCTACTGCTAAAGGCTTGGTAGAGGGCTATGAAAGAGTTTGGCCTAAGCAAACTGATTGCACTAAAAGTGTGATTGAGGATTTAATTTTAAGAAATATTTTAGAAAATAATCCAGAACTTTTTTCAAAATTTGAAATTCTAGGCTAA
- a CDS encoding 2-oxoglutarate oxidoreductase, gamma subunit: protein MKYQLRFGGEGGQGVITAGEILAEAAIKEGRQAFKASTYTSQVRGGPTKVDIIIDDKEILFPYAVEGEVDFMLSTADKGYKGFRGGVKEGGIIVIEPNLVHPESEDYKKWQIFEIPIITIAKDEVGNVATQSVVALAIAAYMSKCIDLDILKETMLHMVPAKTRDANSKAFDLGVKYAQETKASS, encoded by the coding sequence ATGAAATATCAATTAAGATTTGGTGGTGAAGGTGGTCAAGGTGTTATCACCGCAGGAGAAATTTTAGCTGAAGCGGCGATCAAAGAAGGTCGTCAAGCCTTTAAAGCTTCAACTTATACTTCCCAAGTGCGTGGAGGTCCAACTAAGGTTGATATTATCATCGATGATAAAGAAATTCTTTTCCCTTATGCAGTAGAGGGTGAAGTAGATTTTATGCTTTCAACTGCAGATAAGGGTTATAAAGGTTTTCGTGGTGGAGTAAAAGAGGGTGGCATCATAGTTATAGAGCCAAATTTGGTTCATCCTGAAAGTGAAGACTATAAAAAATGGCAAATCTTTGAAATTCCTATCATTACTATAGCTAAAGATGAAGTAGGCAATGTGGCTACTCAATCAGTTGTTGCATTAGCTATTGCTGCTTATATGAGTAAATGTATTGATTTGGATATTCTTAAAGAAACGATGCTTCATATGGTTCCAGCTAAAACAAGAGATGCAAATTCTAAAGCTTTTGATTTAGGTGTTAAATACGCACAAGAAACTAAAGCTAGTTCTTAA